TTACTTTTTGATTTCCATAGCTAATGCAAAGATACGATTTATTTTGGGGACGAGGACGGGGGCGAGGACGATTGGGTTCCGATTTCTTAGTTAATGTTGTTAAATTGTTTTAATCTCCCGACTCCTGATTCCCGACTTCCAACCTAGAACCTCAGAAGGATTGCAGTCCCTTGTCTCCCGTCCCCCCGTCCCTCGTCTCCCGTTTTTCCTCCCCTTACCCCGTCCATCCCACATGACTACCTTTACACAAAACAAAGTAGATTTTTGGTTATCGGAAGCGGGATTGCCGGACCCACCGTTTGCTCTGAAAGTGGCGAAACATGGCAAGGTTATCATTATCACCAAAGCAAACTCTGAAGATTCAATACAAATATGCTCAGGGCGGGATTGCAGGTGTGATGCACGGTCGGATACTTTTGAAAAACATGTTCAGGATACTCTGGAATGTGGTGCCGGATTATGCGATGAACGAATTGTAAGAATGGTCGTTACCGAAGGGCCGCGCATTCGTGGGATTATCGAATGGGGAACCAGGTTTGATAAAAATGAAACCGGAAGTTCGATCTTGCAAAAGAAGGCGGACACAGTGAGCATCGCGTATTGCATTTCAAAGATGCACGGAAATGAAATTGAACGTGCATTGCTGGAACAGATCCATCAGCATCCCAATATTTCTATTTACACATTATTTTGCCGTTGATATAATTACGCAGCATCATCTTGGAAAAGAAGTGATGCGCAGCACGCAGGGATAGAATGTTATGGAGCATATGTCCTCAACTTGCAGACTAAAGCCTTGAAACGATTCTTAGCAAAGTGACATTGGTAGCTACGGGCGGGGCCAGGACAAGTTTACAAAGCCTCGCAATCCGGTTATTGCTGCGGTGATGGTATCGCGATGGTTTATCGGGCAAAGAGCAGGTGAAGGACGCGGGTTTATTCAATTCCATCCAACGGCTTTGTACAATCGGCGAACATCATCATTCCTGATCACCGAAGCTGTAAGGGGTTTCGGGCTGTTTGAAAACACAAGATGGTGTCGGTTCATGCAGAAGTACGATATGGGAACGGAAATCTCTTGCGCCTCGCGATATTGTCGCACGCGCGGAGATTGATAACGAAATGAAAATTGGCAGAGATGAATTTGTTTTTCTGGATTGCCCGCCACATTCCCTTCGGTAAATTTGTAGAGCATGCCAAACATCAGTAAAAGTACCAAAGCATTGGCATTGACGTTCTCAAAGACT
This DNA window, taken from Bacteroidota bacterium, encodes the following:
- a CDS encoding FAD-binding protein; the encoded protein is MTTFTQNKVDFWLSEAGLPDPPFALKVAKHGKVIIITKANSEDSIQICSGRDCRCDARSDTFEKHVQDTLECGAGLCDERIVRMVVTEGPRIRGIIEWGTRFDKNETGSSILQKKADTVSIAYCISKMHGNEIERALLEQIHQHPNISIYTLFCR